A single Tenacibaculum sp. 190524A02b DNA region contains:
- a CDS encoding N-acyl-D-amino-acid deacylase family protein: MNCKTYISTLIIIMFFSSCSKKKIEADILIKNGTVYNGIDTSPNQNDIAIKNDRIIFLGNPKDANINAKKTIDAKGLIVCPGFIDPHTHADRDLTVAKNSHNKPFLFQGITTVVVGNDGDSFYPTSKYIDLYATQGIGTNVVPLVGHGTIRNQVMGKSDRKATAKEITKMQQLVAEEMKAGAFGISTGLFYSPGSYSNTDEVIALAKTVAKHNGIYDTHLRDESSYTVGLIPAIEEAIEIGRKAQLPIHISHIKCLGVDVWHQSKEIVKAIENAQKEGIEVTANQYPYDASATGLKSAVAPRWAESGGKDSLMIRYNNPVLQPKILADTKKNITRRGGPDKLLIVKSEAPKFDGKNLLEISNLLNQTPEEAVFSILKTGYVRVASFNMNPQDIHYFMQQNWVVTGSDGNTGHPRKYGSFPRKYNKYVLQDKIIDLPTFINNSTAKTAAIFKIKNRGSLQTGNFADIIIFNPKTFKDHANFTDAFQLSEGLKYSIINGKLAIDEGQFTNLLRGSVLTK; encoded by the coding sequence ATGAACTGTAAAACTTATATCTCAACACTTATTATTATCATGTTTTTTTCTTCGTGTTCAAAGAAGAAAATAGAAGCAGATATACTCATTAAAAATGGTACAGTTTATAATGGAATTGATACCAGTCCAAATCAAAATGATATCGCTATAAAAAATGATAGAATCATTTTTTTAGGAAATCCTAAAGATGCTAATATCAATGCAAAAAAAACAATAGATGCTAAAGGATTAATTGTTTGCCCTGGATTTATAGATCCGCATACACATGCAGATCGAGACCTTACGGTTGCCAAAAATTCACATAATAAGCCTTTTCTATTTCAAGGAATTACTACAGTTGTAGTTGGTAATGATGGAGATAGTTTTTACCCAACTTCAAAATATATTGATTTGTATGCTACTCAAGGAATTGGTACAAATGTGGTTCCTTTGGTAGGACATGGAACCATTAGAAACCAAGTAATGGGAAAAAGCGATAGAAAAGCTACTGCAAAAGAAATTACCAAAATGCAACAACTAGTAGCGGAAGAAATGAAAGCTGGCGCCTTTGGTATCTCAACAGGATTATTTTATTCTCCGGGAAGCTATTCAAATACAGATGAAGTTATTGCTTTGGCAAAAACGGTAGCGAAACACAACGGAATTTATGATACCCATTTACGTGATGAAAGCTCATATACTGTAGGTTTAATTCCTGCAATTGAAGAAGCCATAGAAATTGGTCGTAAAGCCCAATTACCTATCCATATTTCACATATAAAATGTTTAGGAGTAGATGTATGGCATCAAAGTAAAGAAATAGTAAAAGCTATTGAAAATGCACAAAAAGAAGGAATTGAGGTTACTGCAAATCAATACCCTTATGATGCTTCTGCAACAGGATTAAAATCAGCAGTAGCACCACGTTGGGCAGAAAGTGGAGGGAAAGATTCGTTAATGATTCGCTATAATAACCCTGTATTGCAACCAAAAATATTGGCTGATACAAAAAAGAACATTACACGTAGAGGAGGACCGGACAAACTATTAATAGTAAAATCAGAAGCTCCAAAATTTGATGGAAAAAATTTATTAGAAATTTCTAATTTATTAAACCAAACACCAGAAGAAGCCGTTTTCTCTATTTTAAAAACAGGATATGTACGTGTAGCTTCTTTTAATATGAACCCTCAAGATATTCACTATTTTATGCAGCAAAATTGGGTAGTTACAGGCTCAGATGGTAATACGGGGCATCCTAGAAAATATGGTTCATTTCCTAGAAAATACAACAAATATGTACTACAAGATAAGATTATAGATTTACCCACATTTATTAACAACAGTACAGCAAAAACCGCAGCTATTTTTAAAATTAAAAATAGGGGAAGTTTACAAACAGGAAATTTTGCAGACATTATTATTTTCAATCCAAAAACCTTTAAAGACCATGCTAATTTTACCGATGCTTTTCAACTATCAGAAGGATTAAAGTATAGTATTATCAATGGAAAATTAGCCATAGACGAAGGGCAGTTTACCAACTTACTAAGAGGGAGCGTCTTAACCAAATAA
- a CDS encoding SusD/RagB family nutrient-binding outer membrane lipoprotein, with translation MRTKISFFIISVMLFLSCDSSFEEINFNKNNLTTDVNLPANLLIKGTMLADIAINVSHLQRISAMWSGQYKGEILLYDALHNYSISTEECDSAWGYLYNGILKQNALINRSLPTEPISRQLLIGGISKIIEAHAVGTAAAIWGDIPYSDAITNQDNPQYDPKFDKQSEVYVRLQLVLDNAITELTTSGVGTSLPEDIFFQGDPTKWAQVAYTLKARYYLQTKQYSLAYNAALNGISSNANTMKFVPPSGDTGAENLLYRFMLGRAGYMTTNTDNYSAGLLGTTASYNRNNAKTNEQARNKYYTDTRHRSSTTKRITGELTHMYLVSYQENLLILAETGARTVDFNTGLNNLNQVRQLTASGVLFDKVNASDVLQYDDYVATDFDNGGIENADNINSTRALLREIIEERYVTGFGTFIPFNDARRLRKSDSDIAVPFPLNNNSVTKYPERFPYSQNAINANSNTPKNIDIYSTTEVNQ, from the coding sequence ATGAGAACTAAAATTTCTTTTTTTATAATTTCAGTAATGTTGTTTCTTTCTTGTGATAGTTCATTTGAAGAAATCAACTTTAATAAAAATAATTTAACAACAGATGTAAATTTACCAGCAAACTTGTTGATAAAAGGAACAATGTTAGCTGATATTGCAATTAACGTTAGTCATTTACAGCGTATATCTGCAATGTGGTCAGGACAATATAAAGGAGAAATACTATTGTACGATGCACTTCACAATTATAGTATTTCAACGGAAGAATGCGATAGTGCTTGGGGGTACTTATACAACGGTATTTTAAAACAAAACGCATTAATAAATAGGTCACTTCCTACAGAACCAATATCTAGACAACTATTAATAGGTGGTATTAGTAAAATAATAGAGGCTCATGCTGTAGGAACTGCTGCTGCCATTTGGGGAGATATTCCTTATAGTGATGCGATCACAAATCAAGATAACCCACAATATGATCCAAAATTTGATAAACAGAGTGAAGTGTATGTTAGATTGCAATTAGTATTAGATAATGCCATTACCGAACTAACTACATCTGGTGTTGGTACAAGTCTTCCTGAAGACATATTTTTTCAAGGAGATCCAACAAAATGGGCGCAAGTTGCTTATACTTTAAAAGCAAGGTATTATTTACAAACTAAACAATACTCCCTTGCTTATAATGCAGCTTTAAATGGAATTTCTTCTAATGCTAATACAATGAAGTTTGTACCACCTTCTGGAGACACTGGTGCTGAGAATTTACTATATAGATTTATGCTAGGAAGAGCTGGTTATATGACAACTAATACAGATAACTATAGTGCTGGTTTGTTAGGTACTACAGCTAGTTATAATAGAAACAATGCAAAAACCAATGAGCAAGCAAGAAATAAATATTATACAGATACTAGACATAGAAGTAGTACTACAAAAAGAATAACAGGAGAATTAACCCATATGTATCTAGTTTCGTATCAAGAAAATTTATTAATTCTTGCAGAAACAGGCGCTAGAACTGTAGATTTTAATACAGGATTGAATAATTTAAATCAGGTAAGACAACTTACAGCTTCTGGAGTTTTATTTGATAAAGTTAACGCTTCAGATGTATTGCAGTATGATGATTATGTTGCTACTGATTTTGATAATGGTGGCATTGAGAATGCAGATAATATAAACTCAACCAGAGCTTTATTAAGAGAAATAATAGAAGAAAGGTATGTAACAGGTTTTGGTACATTTATTCCATTTAATGATGCTAGAAGGCTTCGTAAATCTGACTCAGATATAGCGGTTCCTTTTCCATTAAATAATAACTCAGTAACAAAATATCCAGAAAGGTTTCCTTATTCTCAGAATGCTATAAATGCAAATTCTAACACACCAAAAAACATTGATATTTATTCAACTACTGAAGTAAATCAATAA
- a CDS encoding SusC/RagA family TonB-linked outer membrane protein codes for MNKKLYLSFLTLLITSVGMFAQKTVTGIVKDSTGPLPGVSVVEKGTTNGVETDFEGNYKLKVKDNNSILVFSFIGMKNQEILVSGKSKIDVLLKEDSQQLDEIVVNALGIRVDKRTLGATVSKVKAEALETSGETSVINSLQAKASGVRIARSNGDPGAGSSIQIRGANTIFGNTQPLIIIDGVPVSNDYINGSNASAGGTVQQSRLNDINDDDIESINILKGASAAAIWGSAAANGVLVITTKRGRDTGKVNVEYKTSLSIDQLATFHPLQSVYGQGSGGNWRINNSRSWGDKIDDRSGAADEFYTKVERGYFVGAQSGNEYLLIKTKNSKETFRDKNKEAIFQDAFSTKHNLSISGAGGKGNYRFSIGYVDQEGIIRTSDYKKLNVGFTGKYEFNDKFDVTTSTQYANTTSNRIQQSSNTAGVLLGLLRGAPDFDNTDYIGDYYDSNGVLTPLAHRAYRSHIGAGIPAYNNPLWTLHRQKSPTEVDRIILSTDFNYKTNDWLNLKLRSSYDTYSDERRYFFPVFSAGTGRTTGQFRLDNINNSIFNLDLIATTNSIKLSENINSSYILGYNFNDQNRKSVYNRGENFITNTTLQSFSITTEILPSRNLIRKLRSFRFFGAANFDYKNQLYLNLSAAFEKASSIKGGFFYPSVDASWQFTQLPSLKDNNVLTKGKLRFGVGQVGVRPRPHLAQTVYVNPSFSDYSDPLDIEDFGGGLGFSNTLGNPNLKPEIKTEYEVGFDLGLFNKLDLGFTYYYNKVNDVILPVPISPSFGASRRWDNGASLQNKGIELDVNYNFLKSQDLNMSFYGNFNNNKNKVLSLKGAESIALTDGSVSSRAVVGHAMGALWGTRAKRNPDGSFDLDANGFPQQAVSQGVIGDPNPDWRGGFGLRGNYKKFNFNILFEHSQGGDFSERTRFILGNFGTHADVGNEVTPSVDVKDVNGNVYPAGMPVRGNIRDFGAGPVLLNQAWYTTRGGGFGSSPINEFTLYNKATWTRLSEVTVGYTLNSEWFRKKTKLASVDFTLTGRNLALWTDILGVDPQTNQTGVGNGFGIDYFTNPASKTYLLTIKIKY; via the coding sequence ATGAATAAAAAACTCTATTTAAGTTTTTTAACATTACTAATTACATCAGTTGGTATGTTTGCACAAAAAACGGTAACAGGTATTGTTAAAGATTCTACAGGCCCTTTGCCAGGAGTATCAGTTGTAGAAAAAGGGACAACGAATGGTGTTGAAACAGATTTTGAAGGAAATTACAAATTAAAAGTAAAAGACAATAATTCAATTTTAGTATTTTCTTTTATAGGAATGAAAAACCAAGAAATTCTTGTTTCAGGAAAATCAAAAATAGATGTTCTGTTAAAAGAAGATAGTCAGCAATTAGATGAAATAGTAGTAAATGCATTAGGAATAAGAGTAGATAAAAGAACTTTAGGAGCAACAGTTTCTAAAGTTAAAGCGGAAGCTTTAGAAACTTCAGGTGAAACAAGTGTTATTAATTCATTACAAGCAAAAGCATCAGGAGTTAGAATTGCTCGCTCTAATGGTGACCCTGGTGCGGGTTCTAGTATTCAAATACGTGGAGCTAACACAATTTTTGGAAATACACAGCCTCTAATTATTATTGATGGCGTACCTGTTAGTAATGATTATATTAATGGAAGTAATGCTAGTGCTGGAGGTACTGTACAGCAATCTCGTTTAAACGATATAAATGATGATGATATAGAAAGCATCAATATTTTAAAAGGAGCGTCTGCTGCTGCTATATGGGGATCTGCTGCTGCAAATGGTGTATTGGTTATTACCACAAAAAGAGGTCGAGATACTGGAAAAGTTAATGTAGAATATAAAACAAGTTTATCAATAGATCAATTAGCAACATTTCATCCTTTACAAAGCGTGTATGGCCAAGGGTCTGGTGGTAACTGGAGAATTAACAATTCAAGGTCTTGGGGAGATAAAATAGATGACAGATCTGGAGCGGCTGATGAATTTTATACCAAAGTAGAAAGAGGGTATTTCGTTGGTGCTCAATCTGGAAATGAATATTTATTAATAAAAACTAAAAACTCGAAGGAAACTTTTAGGGATAAGAATAAAGAAGCTATTTTTCAAGATGCGTTTTCTACCAAACATAATTTGAGTATAAGTGGTGCAGGAGGAAAAGGAAATTATAGATTTAGTATTGGATATGTAGATCAAGAAGGGATTATAAGGACTAGTGACTATAAAAAACTTAATGTAGGATTTACTGGTAAATATGAATTTAATGATAAGTTTGATGTTACTACCTCTACTCAATATGCGAATACAACATCTAATAGAATTCAACAAAGTTCTAATACAGCAGGTGTCCTTTTAGGGCTATTAAGAGGTGCTCCAGATTTTGATAATACGGATTATATAGGTGATTATTATGATAGCAATGGAGTCTTAACCCCATTAGCACACAGAGCGTATAGATCGCATATTGGAGCAGGTATCCCGGCTTATAATAATCCATTGTGGACACTACACAGACAAAAAAGCCCCACTGAAGTGGATAGAATTATTTTGAGCACAGATTTTAATTATAAAACTAATGATTGGTTAAATTTAAAATTAAGATCAAGTTATGATACGTACTCAGATGAAAGAAGGTATTTCTTTCCTGTTTTTTCAGCAGGAACAGGCAGAACAACTGGGCAATTTAGATTGGATAATATTAATAACAGTATTTTTAATTTAGATTTAATAGCTACCACAAATAGTATAAAGTTATCAGAAAACATTAATTCAAGTTATATTTTAGGTTATAATTTTAATGATCAAAATAGAAAGAGTGTATATAACAGAGGTGAGAATTTTATTACCAATACTACTTTACAAAGCTTTTCTATTACAACAGAAATTTTACCATCAAGAAACTTAATTAGAAAATTAAGAAGCTTTAGATTTTTTGGAGCAGCTAATTTTGATTATAAAAATCAATTATACTTAAATTTATCTGCTGCTTTTGAAAAAGCATCTAGTATAAAAGGTGGATTCTTTTATCCTTCGGTTGATGCTTCTTGGCAATTTACACAATTACCAAGTTTGAAGGATAATAATGTTTTAACCAAAGGTAAATTGCGTTTTGGAGTAGGTCAAGTAGGAGTTAGACCTAGACCTCATTTAGCTCAGACTGTTTATGTGAATCCTAGTTTTTCAGATTATAGTGATCCATTAGATATTGAAGATTTTGGTGGAGGATTAGGTTTTAGTAATACATTAGGGAATCCTAATTTAAAGCCAGAAATAAAAACGGAATATGAAGTTGGATTTGATCTTGGTTTATTTAATAAACTTGATCTTGGTTTTACTTATTACTATAACAAAGTAAATGATGTTATATTACCAGTACCTATATCTCCAAGCTTTGGTGCTAGTAGACGTTGGGATAATGGAGCTTCTCTTCAAAATAAAGGAATTGAATTAGATGTTAATTATAATTTCTTAAAATCTCAAGATTTAAATATGAGCTTCTATGGTAATTTTAATAACAATAAAAATAAAGTTTTAAGTCTTAAAGGTGCAGAGTCTATAGCCTTAACAGACGGTTCGGTAAGTTCAAGAGCTGTTGTGGGACACGCTATGGGAGCATTATGGGGAACAAGAGCAAAAAGAAACCCAGACGGTTCTTTTGATTTAGATGCTAATGGATTTCCACAACAAGCTGTTTCACAAGGAGTAATTGGAGACCCTAATCCAGATTGGAGAGGAGGATTTGGATTGCGAGGAAATTATAAAAAATTCAACTTTAATATACTTTTTGAACACTCTCAAGGAGGCGATTTTTCTGAAAGAACTCGTTTTATCTTAGGAAATTTCGGTACACATGCCGATGTAGGTAATGAAGTAACTCCTAGTGTAGATGTAAAAGATGTGAACGGTAATGTATACCCAGCTGGTATGCCAGTAAGAGGAAATATTAGAGATTTTGGAGCAGGACCTGTTCTTTTGAATCAAGCCTGGTATACTACGAGAGGAGGAGGATTTGGATCTTCGCCAATTAATGAGTTTACGCTTTATAATAAGGCTACATGGACACGCTTAAGCGAAGTCACAGTTGGTTATACCTTAAACTCTGAATGGTTTAGAAAGAAAACAAAACTAGCTTCAGTAGATTTTACGTTAACAGGAAGAAACTTGGCTTTATGGACAGATATTTTAGGTGTAGATCCTCAAACCAATCAAACAGGAGTAGGTAACGGATTTGGAATAGACTATTTTACCAATCCAGCATCTAAAACCTATTTACTTACAATTAAAATAAAATATTAA
- a CDS encoding M14 family metallopeptidase, with protein sequence MRFSFTFKNLVVLLLLFVGCNSVKVVKFKNPVDTTSKEIYKQKHQVYSIKDMQVFATNNFDAARLNGFEKVNDSIVKAVIKPENTPINNSAYYSFKIWSKKSKSIYIQFEYPKEFKHRYVPKIKTKSSSWRAIDSSKVFKNNEYFYLKLNISKDTTWVSAQEIVTSKDTERWYKSVIKNKPYVRLKSVGKTTLKRNLPVLDIYKGTKNNKPIVVLLTRQHPPEVTGFFAYQEFLKTILHDNSLTNEFLNKYRVLAFPIVNPDGVDLGHWRHNAGGVDTNRDWSKYHQPEINQIVKFITQQSKKHNGRIVLGLDFHSTYEDVFYTNKIRKTTALPNFINEWFLALEKNIPNYKVNEKSGNSTKPVSKGWFLYGHNAVGITYEIGDATPRDKIKVVGKVTAEEMMKILNKSNIN encoded by the coding sequence ATGAGATTCAGTTTTACCTTTAAAAATTTAGTTGTTCTACTTTTACTTTTTGTAGGATGTAATTCAGTAAAAGTTGTTAAATTTAAAAATCCAGTAGATACTACCAGCAAAGAAATTTATAAGCAAAAACACCAAGTATATTCTATTAAAGATATGCAAGTCTTTGCAACCAATAATTTTGATGCAGCGCGGTTAAATGGTTTTGAAAAAGTAAACGATAGTATTGTAAAAGCGGTAATTAAACCAGAAAATACTCCAATAAATAATAGTGCTTATTACTCTTTTAAAATATGGTCAAAAAAATCAAAATCAATTTATATTCAATTTGAGTATCCTAAAGAATTTAAACATCGATATGTTCCAAAAATAAAAACGAAGAGTTCAAGTTGGCGTGCTATTGATTCTTCTAAGGTATTTAAAAATAACGAATACTTTTATCTAAAATTAAACATTTCAAAAGATACAACATGGGTATCTGCACAAGAGATCGTTACTTCAAAAGATACAGAACGTTGGTATAAAAGTGTAATAAAAAATAAACCCTATGTACGTTTAAAAAGTGTAGGTAAAACTACTTTAAAACGAAATTTACCTGTATTAGACATTTACAAAGGAACAAAAAACAATAAGCCTATTGTTGTTTTATTAACAAGACAACATCCACCAGAAGTAACAGGTTTTTTTGCTTATCAAGAGTTTTTAAAAACTATTTTACATGATAATAGTTTAACTAATGAGTTTCTTAATAAATATAGAGTTTTAGCCTTTCCAATTGTAAATCCTGATGGAGTAGATTTAGGACACTGGCGTCATAATGCTGGAGGGGTAGATACCAATAGAGATTGGTCTAAATATCATCAACCAGAAATTAATCAGATTGTAAAATTCATAACACAACAAAGTAAAAAACATAATGGAAGAATTGTTTTAGGACTTGATTTTCATTCAACTTATGAAGATGTTTTTTATACAAATAAGATAAGGAAAACCACTGCACTTCCCAATTTTATTAATGAGTGGTTTTTAGCTTTAGAAAAAAATATCCCAAACTATAAAGTAAATGAAAAATCAGGAAACAGTACAAAACCTGTTTCTAAAGGTTGGTTTTTATATGGACATAATGCAGTAGGAATTACTTATGAAATTGGAGATGCTACGCCAAGAGATAAAATTAAAGTAGTAGGAAAAGTAACTGCAGAAGAGATGATGAAAATTTTAAATAAATCAAATATTAACTAA
- a CDS encoding PLP-dependent aminotransferase family protein, which yields MYFNFKNLLQGTKEWNHLETPIYKRIYNSFKNLILNEVIPNNTQLPPTRVLAKDLEISRSTVVKAFDLLSFERFIIPKKGAGFFVNYNLTKKSLPNKDNDFLDYPKISKKANLFLKNTYLNTDTFSKNNIAFRPGLPPLDIFPINKWKKISNKYWREATPTNLSYAPAEGLDTLRISIMNYLRIYRNIDCDYQQIIITSGSLHSLYLIGNSILNKGNSIVMENPTFPRAYNLFKSLKANIIPCEIDSEGINIDSIKQNNVKFVYTTPSNQYPLGVKMSKNRREELLNWVSTNNSLIIEDDYDHEFSNWDNPISSLFSLDSEKRVIYIGTFNKLLHPSLRIGYMLVPKYLVTPIKSIYEQSCRFISVHLQENLNEFIIRDYLNKHIRNVIVTSKNRKRMFSELTKNFLDINSSFDGLHLIGKIKKEDLNDNLVHKKLLAQNVVAYPLSNYYITKRKKHGLVLGYSSVNEKVMREKIYKMSSTLS from the coding sequence TTGTATTTTAATTTTAAAAACTTATTACAAGGAACAAAAGAATGGAACCATCTAGAAACCCCTATCTACAAGAGAATATACAATTCTTTTAAAAATTTAATTTTAAATGAGGTTATACCAAATAATACTCAATTACCACCCACGAGAGTATTAGCTAAAGATTTAGAAATTTCGAGAAGTACAGTAGTTAAAGCTTTTGATTTATTAAGTTTTGAAAGATTCATAATACCTAAAAAAGGAGCTGGTTTTTTTGTTAATTATAATTTGACTAAAAAAAGTTTGCCTAATAAAGATAACGATTTTCTTGATTATCCTAAAATTTCTAAAAAAGCGAATCTCTTTTTAAAAAATACTTATTTAAATACTGATACTTTTTCCAAAAACAATATTGCATTCAGACCTGGTTTACCTCCACTTGATATTTTTCCAATTAATAAATGGAAAAAAATATCTAACAAGTATTGGAGAGAAGCTACTCCTACAAATTTATCATATGCTCCAGCTGAAGGTCTGGATACCTTAAGAATAAGTATTATGAATTATCTTCGAATCTATAGAAATATAGATTGTGATTATCAGCAAATTATTATCACCTCTGGTTCTTTACATTCTTTATATTTAATTGGTAATAGTATACTAAACAAAGGGAATTCCATTGTTATGGAAAATCCTACTTTCCCAAGGGCCTATAATTTATTCAAAAGTTTAAAAGCAAACATTATTCCTTGTGAAATAGATTCTGAAGGCATTAACATTGATTCTATTAAACAGAATAATGTAAAATTTGTGTATACCACACCTTCTAACCAGTACCCTTTGGGAGTTAAAATGAGTAAAAATAGAAGAGAAGAATTACTCAATTGGGTTTCAACAAATAATTCACTAATTATTGAAGATGATTATGACCATGAATTTAGTAATTGGGACAATCCAATATCATCTTTATTTAGTTTAGATTCAGAAAAAAGAGTAATTTATATTGGTACCTTTAACAAACTACTTCACCCCTCTTTAAGAATTGGCTATATGTTAGTTCCTAAATATTTAGTTACGCCAATTAAAAGTATTTACGAACAGTCTTGTAGGTTTATTTCGGTTCATTTACAAGAGAACCTAAATGAGTTTATAATTAGAGATTATTTAAATAAACATATTAGAAATGTTATTGTTACCTCTAAAAATCGAAAAAGGATGTTTTCTGAATTGACAAAAAACTTTTTAGATATCAATTCTTCTTTTGATGGATTGCATTTAATAGGAAAAATAAAAAAAGAAGATCTAAATGATAATTTAGTTCATAAAAAGTTATTAGCTCAAAATGTTGTTGCTTATCCCTTAAGTAACTATTATATAACTAAAAGAAAAAAACATGGACTTGTTTTAGGTTATTCTTCTGTTAATGAAAAAGTAATGAGGGAAAAAATATATAAAATGTCTAGTACTTTAAGTTAA
- a CDS encoding DUF6642 family protein: MLEKRQQLPQEQFTNTDYFIFCLEAVHDIEVDKVTPTQEKLEALTMQYGIASIHKTCDTIEGLEASLNTLVLDDHNFKNYEIIYLVMTGEANSICLNDYYYSLQEIAEIFEGRLNDKVLHFSNAKVLDLDEEEAQYFLDITGAKAISGYGNEFNGITSSNLDKVFFNLFKEDDNMFEVVEQLYQKHYKLCKLLDFRLYY; encoded by the coding sequence TTGTTAGAAAAAAGACAACAATTACCCCAAGAACAATTTACAAATACAGATTATTTTATATTCTGTTTAGAAGCTGTTCATGACATAGAAGTAGACAAGGTTACGCCAACACAAGAAAAACTAGAGGCCTTAACCATGCAATATGGAATTGCCAGTATTCATAAAACCTGCGATACTATTGAAGGTTTAGAAGCTAGTTTAAATACCTTGGTTTTAGATGATCATAATTTTAAAAACTATGAAATCATTTATTTGGTAATGACAGGAGAAGCCAATAGTATTTGTTTAAATGATTACTATTATAGTTTACAGGAAATTGCTGAGATTTTTGAAGGGAGATTAAATGATAAAGTATTACATTTTTCAAATGCGAAAGTGCTTGATTTAGACGAAGAGGAGGCACAGTATTTTTTAGATATTACAGGTGCTAAAGCCATTTCTGGCTATGGGAATGAATTTAATGGAATAACGAGTTCTAATTTAGATAAAGTGTTCTTTAATCTATTTAAAGAGGATGATAATATGTTTGAGGTGGTAGAACAACTTTACCAAAAACATTATAAACTGTGCAAACTACTGGATTTTAGGTTGTATTATTAA
- a CDS encoding tetratricopeptide repeat protein, translated as MLFFYYLVFLFLFTIILRPFSTLIHELGHGIPALLLTNKKVTLYLGSYGDPKESVKVVIGRLELFFNKKPFNWNIGLCVLEQEILSVNKQIVINLMGPIASLGLSIFLSYLVFFTELNDYVKYILFFFNVSTYYDFFINIVPSKNAIELYDGTTVFNDGKQILNLLKFKKTPIEYNLGVEHYNNQEYDLAAVEFEKIYEKGYRERVIYQLLISAYLQIKDYDNALRVNNIYCNEFKNKLDSNDYSNSGLIKSFFGAYNEALTDYQKAIELNPKNSIALNNRGYTYNIIEDYENALKDFEEAIALEENFAYALNNRGFAKIKLGKKEEGFKDLEKSMTLDDANSYCHLNFGIYHYDNGDYKKALQYYKKAKELDTTTYLLDKYIEQVKQKLRV; from the coding sequence ATGCTATTTTTTTACTACTTAGTTTTCTTATTTCTTTTTACGATAATATTAAGACCTTTTTCTACTTTAATTCATGAATTAGGACATGGTATTCCTGCATTATTACTAACAAATAAGAAAGTAACATTATATTTAGGTTCTTATGGAGATCCAAAAGAAAGTGTAAAAGTAGTTATTGGAAGATTAGAACTTTTTTTTAATAAAAAACCGTTTAACTGGAATATTGGGCTTTGTGTGTTAGAGCAAGAAATACTTTCTGTTAATAAACAAATAGTCATTAATTTAATGGGACCTATAGCTTCATTAGGTCTATCTATATTTTTAAGTTATTTAGTTTTTTTTACTGAGTTAAATGACTATGTTAAGTATATTTTGTTTTTTTTCAATGTTTCAACTTATTACGATTTCTTCATTAATATTGTTCCTAGTAAAAATGCTATAGAACTTTATGATGGAACTACCGTTTTTAATGATGGAAAACAAATATTAAATTTATTGAAGTTTAAAAAAACACCTATTGAATATAATCTTGGAGTTGAACATTATAACAACCAAGAATATGATCTTGCTGCTGTAGAATTTGAAAAAATTTATGAAAAAGGTTATCGTGAAAGAGTTATTTACCAATTATTAATTAGTGCTTATTTACAGATTAAAGATTATGATAATGCGTTAAGAGTTAATAATATATACTGTAATGAATTTAAAAATAAACTTGATTCAAATGATTACAGTAACTCAGGACTCATAAAATCTTTTTTTGGTGCATATAATGAGGCATTGACTGACTACCAAAAAGCTATTGAACTTAATCCTAAAAATAGTATTGCACTTAATAATAGAGGTTATACTTATAATATAATAGAAGATTATGAAAATGCATTAAAGGATTTTGAAGAAGCAATAGCACTAGAAGAAAATTTTGCTTATGCATTAAATAATAGAGGTTTTGCAAAGATTAAACTTGGTAAAAAAGAAGAAGGTTTTAAAGACCTTGAAAAGTCAATGACATTAGATGATGCTAATTCATATTGTCATCTTAATTTTGGTATTTATCATTATGATAATGGTGACTATAAAAAAGCTTTACAATACTATAAAAAAGCAAAAGAACTTGATACTACAACATACTTACTTGACAAGTACATAGAACAGGTAAAGCAAAAATTACGTGTATAG